In the genome of Dehalococcoidia bacterium, one region contains:
- a CDS encoding NAD-dependent malic enzyme, with protein MNYGLIRTVQVSNENVPGVLGSLATAIGGAGANIGNIQTMHISQNHVLRDIDVYVEDESHLMEVLKAIAGIHGVKVVETRDEVMDLHQGGKIQIISRHPVDSVAMLRKIYTPGVAEVCRAIVDDPILARRFTSIGNTVAIVTDGTAVLGLGNIGLPPSMPVMEGKAALLQQFAGVNGAPLLVNASSVDDFVDAVVRVSPTYSGIHLEDIASPWCFEIVEKLRKRLSIPVMQDDQDGTAAVVLGAVMSALRATGKNLSDVTIGQIGLGAAGLSISKLLMDASDKPVLGADLDEACLVRHQSLGGKQSSLEEVMALADVVIATTGVPGLIPEDSIRNGQIIFALSNPDAEILPAVALGAGAALAADGTSVNNVLGYPGIWRGALGVHATTINRDMLIAASRALWQSTLPGELSPNPLDLSLHQRVAYEVGKAAVATGVGEEDGLEQLEP; from the coding sequence ATGAATTATGGCTTGATTCGTACTGTCCAAGTGAGCAATGAAAACGTACCTGGAGTACTTGGGTCGCTAGCAACGGCAATTGGAGGTGCAGGGGCAAACATTGGCAACATACAGACTATGCACATTAGCCAAAATCATGTGTTGCGAGACATCGATGTATACGTAGAAGACGAATCTCATTTGATGGAAGTTTTAAAAGCGATTGCAGGAATCCACGGCGTCAAGGTTGTTGAAACACGTGATGAGGTTATGGATCTCCATCAGGGAGGGAAGATCCAAATAATTAGCAGGCATCCGGTTGACAGCGTAGCTATGCTCAGGAAAATTTATACTCCCGGTGTTGCGGAAGTTTGTCGTGCTATAGTTGATGACCCAATTTTAGCTCGCAGGTTTACTTCAATAGGGAATACGGTTGCCATAGTTACTGATGGCACGGCAGTTTTAGGCTTGGGGAATATTGGCTTACCTCCTTCAATGCCTGTTATGGAAGGTAAAGCCGCGTTACTTCAGCAATTTGCAGGCGTTAATGGAGCACCTCTATTGGTGAACGCGTCTAGCGTTGATGATTTTGTAGATGCGGTGGTACGTGTCTCCCCTACGTACAGCGGCATACATTTAGAAGATATTGCCTCCCCTTGGTGTTTTGAGATAGTTGAAAAGCTTCGCAAGCGATTGAGTATCCCTGTTATGCAAGACGATCAAGATGGTACCGCAGCCGTTGTTTTAGGCGCTGTAATGAGTGCATTAAGGGCTACTGGGAAAAACTTAAGTGATGTGACTATTGGGCAAATAGGGCTGGGAGCTGCAGGTCTTTCTATTTCTAAATTGCTCATGGATGCTAGTGACAAGCCAGTATTAGGGGCTGACCTAGATGAGGCATGTTTAGTGCGCCATCAATCTCTTGGAGGCAAACAGTCCTCACTAGAGGAAGTGATGGCTCTTGCTGACGTCGTTATTGCGACTACAGGAGTACCAGGGCTAATTCCTGAGGATAGCATTAGGAACGGCCAAATTATTTTTGCACTATCGAATCCGGATGCTGAGATCTTGCCTGCTGTTGCACTTGGGGCAGGCGCTGCGCTTGCAGCTGATGGCACTTCAGTTAATAACGTTTTAGGGTACCCAGGTATATGGCGTGGAGCCTTAGGTGTGCATGCAACTACAATTAACCGAGATATGTTAATTGCAGCATCGCGCGCGCTGTGGCAATCTACTCTACCTGGCGAACTAAGCCCGAACCCATTAGATCTATCACTCCACCAGAGAGTAGCTTATGAAGTTGGCAAAGCTGCTGTGGCTACTGGTGTTGGTGAGGAAGATGGGCTTGAGCAGCTTGAGCCTTAA
- a CDS encoding alpha/beta hydrolase, with the protein MPNVCLDDCQIEYDDTGSGLPLIFCHEFAGSMESWDLQKSYFSRRYRVISYNAKGYPPSSIPDDWQEYTYDHQVKVLLELLNHLGIQQAYICGLSMGAYTALQFGINHPNRCLGIISAGVGTGSADPKRFLKESETRASLLEEKGMNGMDSYLAGATRIRFKAKDPLGWEVFSNLFHLHSPKGSANTLRGFQGRRPGIFSLQKELKNLNVPLLVIYGDEDDPCIEPSLFIKRNVPRCGLAVLPQTGHACNLEEPASFNYLVAEFLANTESGKWNEMPEDSGDNWAINR; encoded by the coding sequence ATGCCAAATGTGTGCTTAGATGACTGTCAGATTGAATATGATGATACAGGTTCAGGACTTCCCTTGATTTTCTGCCATGAGTTTGCAGGAAGCATGGAAAGCTGGGATTTACAAAAAAGCTATTTTTCTCGGCGCTATCGAGTCATTTCCTATAATGCCAAAGGCTACCCTCCATCTTCTATCCCCGATGATTGGCAAGAATATACATATGACCATCAAGTAAAAGTTCTCCTTGAGTTACTAAATCATCTAGGCATACAGCAGGCCTATATTTGCGGGTTGTCGATGGGTGCATATACTGCCTTACAATTTGGCATTAATCATCCCAATAGGTGCCTAGGTATCATATCTGCGGGAGTAGGTACAGGCAGTGCGGATCCTAAAAGGTTTTTAAAAGAATCCGAGACTCGTGCATCATTATTGGAAGAAAAAGGGATGAATGGAATGGACTCTTACTTAGCGGGGGCAACGCGAATCCGGTTCAAGGCAAAAGATCCGTTAGGATGGGAAGTGTTTTCAAATTTATTTCACCTACACTCCCCTAAGGGGTCTGCAAATACTTTACGGGGTTTTCAGGGTCGACGACCAGGCATTTTCTCATTGCAAAAAGAATTAAAAAACCTCAATGTGCCTTTATTAGTTATCTATGGTGATGAGGATGATCCTTGCATTGAACCTTCCCTATTCATAAAAAGAAATGTACCTAGATGTGGGTTGGCGGTACTACCGCAAACTGGGCACGCCTGCAATCTTGAAGAACCTGCTAGTTTCAATTACCTAGTAGCAGAGTTCTTGGCAAATACTGAATCTGGGAAATGGAATGAAATGCCAGAGGATAGTGGTGATAATTGGGCAATAAATCGTTAA
- a CDS encoding RidA family protein — MSEIIRINPKALAPPPGDRYAHVVRSGNLLWISGQTSRNQAGEVVGLGDTLAQARQINENLRIAIEAAGGTMNDIVKVTIFLTKNADVEAARQAQNEYRLEYDPPASSMVIIEALANPDYLIEVEAFAVVN, encoded by the coding sequence ATGAGTGAAATTATAAGAATTAATCCGAAAGCACTTGCACCTCCGCCCGGTGATCGTTATGCACATGTTGTACGTAGCGGGAACCTCCTCTGGATCTCAGGTCAAACATCACGAAATCAAGCAGGTGAGGTAGTCGGACTAGGGGATACGCTTGCACAAGCACGCCAGATCAACGAAAACCTCCGAATTGCAATTGAGGCCGCTGGTGGCACAATGAACGATATCGTCAAAGTAACTATTTTTTTGACCAAAAATGCTGACGTGGAAGCAGCTCGCCAGGCTCAGAACGAATATCGCCTTGAATATGACCCGCCTGCTAGCTCTATGGTCATTATTGAAGCTTTGGCAAATCCAGATTATTTAATAGAGGTAGAGGCATTTGCGGTAGTAAATTAA
- a CDS encoding SDR family oxidoreductase, producing MKFDNKVVIVTGGSGAVGSVVVQKFASKGARIFIADRVPPRDEDVKLLGKLNENVTFVKTDVLNEQSIKALFAKAHSIGHVDVLVNVAGGFQFGPTVEDMDVSQWDALIELNLKSAFLAIKNVIPIMKTQNYGRIISIAARSGLRGDPMVAHYSVSKGGVILLSQSVAEEIKDFDITVNTVLPSIVDTPANRVSMSDANYGKWVNPFDLANVILFLASDDARAISGASIPVYHKS from the coding sequence ATGAAATTCGATAATAAAGTAGTGATTGTTACGGGAGGTAGCGGTGCGGTTGGTAGCGTTGTTGTTCAAAAATTTGCATCAAAAGGTGCACGAATTTTTATCGCAGACCGAGTTCCTCCACGTGATGAAGATGTAAAACTTCTGGGAAAACTCAATGAGAATGTAACTTTTGTGAAAACTGACGTTCTTAATGAACAATCCATCAAAGCATTATTTGCCAAAGCCCACTCTATTGGGCATGTTGACGTGCTTGTGAACGTGGCTGGCGGCTTTCAATTTGGCCCCACAGTTGAAGACATGGATGTATCTCAATGGGATGCTCTCATTGAACTTAATCTTAAATCAGCTTTCCTTGCAATTAAAAACGTAATTCCAATAATGAAGACGCAAAACTATGGACGAATAATTAGCATTGCTGCACGTAGCGGCTTGCGAGGAGATCCTATGGTTGCACATTATTCTGTCAGTAAAGGCGGAGTCATTTTGCTATCACAATCAGTCGCTGAGGAAATCAAAGATTTCGATATTACTGTAAATACTGTTCTACCAAGCATTGTTGACACCCCTGCAAATAGAGTTTCAATGTCAGATGCCAACTATGGGAAATGGGTCAATCCCTTTGATTTAGCCAATGTTATTTTGTTTTTAGCCTCCGATGATGCAAGAGCGATATCGGGAGCATCAATTCCGGTTTACCATAAGTCTTAG
- a CDS encoding tripartite tricarboxylate transporter permease: MLEAASEALNQMASWQVMLALMVGVAVGVLNGAMPGGAVPSLVVLLGFAYGQDPYIALPLAVGMVATVSTGDTLPAVLLGMPGSTSGQATILDGNPLARQGKAGVALSAAYFASMIGGIVGGIFLFITIPAARTVVNSFSAAEFFVLGLVAVGVVGIVSSGALVRGLMAGCLGLLIALVGFDDSTGVQRLTFGFDYLWDGFHIVPVVIGLFALPEFFDMLIGNVAVSRQSTAEVSTASQRLEGMRAVLKNWPLVFRSAGLGVFVGVLPGIGGSLAQWLAYASARQTVKGGTETFGTGDVRGVIAPESSNNAVDGGQLVPTLFFGVPGSVGMAIFLGLLVILDVQPGPSMLNENLSLTLTIAFSLVLANILGTGLALGFTPTLTRIAFVPPNILVPIILAIMTIAAFQASFRIQDLVVMLGFGGLGYFMKTFGWPRPPIVISVILGGIVEKYYGIASKTFGMISLDSSKPIGIDFGLFSRIPVLLIILIALGTAGYTLWMQRNVGRTQEAQFQQNTTGESIDGKGTAIPKPSLKERLTLTPSGAFIGLMAIAFGYSLYSSYSWTEEAAKLPRIITTTGLILVAIYVARHLLFPSTSKRRILDIGRTVTDDSTLVLLIRTFKALGTTVGLIFAIWLIGFQIALPTYVFLFLRIFGRVRWWIALLWSAFFLVLIYGFFDLIIHIAWIDPALENVIPIADVLKGRETITEFFRN; the protein is encoded by the coding sequence ATGCTTGAGGCAGCAAGTGAAGCATTAAACCAAATGGCCAGCTGGCAAGTTATGCTGGCCTTAATGGTGGGAGTTGCTGTGGGCGTCCTCAACGGGGCTATGCCTGGGGGTGCAGTACCAAGTCTTGTTGTGCTTCTTGGATTTGCTTACGGGCAAGATCCCTATATTGCGCTGCCTCTTGCGGTAGGAATGGTCGCTACTGTTTCTACCGGAGACACTTTGCCGGCGGTACTGCTCGGAATGCCTGGATCTACATCTGGTCAGGCAACGATATTGGATGGGAATCCACTTGCAAGGCAAGGTAAGGCAGGTGTAGCACTTTCAGCTGCATACTTTGCCTCAATGATTGGTGGCATTGTGGGGGGAATTTTCCTATTCATAACTATTCCCGCTGCAAGAACAGTTGTTAACTCTTTTAGCGCTGCGGAATTTTTTGTTTTAGGGCTGGTTGCAGTTGGTGTCGTAGGCATTGTAAGTAGTGGCGCACTCGTACGCGGATTGATGGCAGGCTGCCTTGGCTTGTTAATTGCATTAGTAGGGTTTGACGACTCCACTGGTGTGCAAAGGCTCACTTTCGGATTTGATTATTTGTGGGACGGATTTCATATAGTACCAGTGGTAATTGGTTTATTCGCGCTTCCCGAATTTTTTGATATGTTAATTGGAAATGTAGCAGTTTCTAGACAGTCTACAGCAGAGGTTAGCACTGCATCGCAGCGTCTAGAAGGGATGCGTGCGGTTCTGAAGAACTGGCCTCTTGTATTTCGCTCAGCAGGTTTGGGAGTATTTGTTGGAGTTTTACCTGGCATAGGTGGCTCTCTTGCTCAATGGCTAGCATATGCATCCGCCCGGCAAACCGTAAAAGGAGGTACTGAAACTTTCGGTACGGGTGACGTGAGGGGAGTTATTGCACCAGAATCTTCCAATAACGCGGTTGATGGTGGCCAGCTTGTTCCAACTCTTTTCTTTGGAGTTCCTGGTTCCGTTGGGATGGCAATTTTCTTGGGCTTACTTGTAATACTTGATGTACAACCTGGTCCGTCTATGCTCAATGAGAACCTAAGCTTGACTCTGACTATTGCCTTTTCTTTGGTACTGGCAAACATTTTAGGTACTGGCCTGGCGCTAGGTTTTACACCAACATTAACAAGAATTGCCTTTGTTCCTCCTAATATTCTCGTTCCTATTATTTTGGCAATTATGACGATTGCAGCATTTCAAGCATCATTCAGAATTCAAGATCTTGTCGTCATGCTTGGTTTTGGAGGCTTAGGATATTTTATGAAAACTTTTGGATGGCCTCGCCCTCCAATTGTCATATCCGTAATTCTTGGTGGGATAGTTGAAAAATATTACGGAATTGCAAGTAAGACGTTCGGTATGATTAGCCTAGATAGCAGTAAGCCCATTGGTATTGATTTTGGGCTCTTTAGCCGAATTCCAGTTTTGCTGATAATTCTGATTGCGCTTGGTACTGCTGGGTACACTCTTTGGATGCAACGGAATGTGGGAAGAACCCAAGAAGCCCAATTCCAGCAAAACACTACTGGAGAATCGATTGATGGCAAAGGCACAGCAATCCCCAAGCCATCATTGAAAGAACGCCTTACACTTACACCTAGTGGTGCATTTATAGGGCTTATGGCTATTGCTTTTGGCTACTCTTTGTACTCTTCATATTCCTGGACGGAAGAAGCTGCAAAACTACCAAGAATAATAACGACTACAGGTTTAATCCTCGTAGCTATCTATGTAGCAAGGCATCTTCTTTTCCCTTCCACATCTAAAAGAAGGATTTTAGATATTGGAAGGACTGTAACTGATGATTCAACCTTGGTGCTATTAATTAGAACGTTCAAGGCTTTAGGTACAACAGTAGGCCTAATATTTGCAATTTGGCTTATAGGTTTCCAAATAGCTCTACCTACATACGTTTTTCTTTTCCTGAGAATATTTGGACGAGTAAGATGGTGGATTGCATTGTTGTGGTCTGCATTTTTCTTGGTTCTGATTTATGGCTTTTTTGATTTGATCATTCATATTGCATGGATTGATCCAGCATTGGAGAACGTAATTCCTATAGCAGATGTGCTAAAGGGAAGAGAAACCATTACGGAATTTTTCCGAAATTAG
- a CDS encoding ABC transporter substrate-binding protein, which yields MDIQLSLGMASNPRTWPIFDGRVKADGINLVPSPVHASELFWRQLKFGDFDVSEMSFSSLIMAQAAGDNRWVGLPIFTTRRFFHTGMLIRKDAGIKDPSDLKGKRVGVPEYQQTAALWTRGILQHEFGVEPKDMEFFMERVPEQSHGGSTGFKPPEGVTVNQIPLEKNIGTMMLSGELDATLLYIVDPNLIDRSTADLWNHPDISSIFPDNRAEGIRYYEKTGIYPINHGMVIKREIAEEHPWVILNLMKAFNKANDIINRERMEHVDYYVETGLITPDAIRTPLVQHGIRANKLVLETAAQYSFEQGLTPKLAKLEEVFAKNTMDQ from the coding sequence ATGGATATTCAACTTAGTTTAGGTATGGCATCAAACCCGAGGACATGGCCAATTTTTGATGGCAGAGTAAAGGCTGATGGTATTAATTTAGTGCCTAGTCCTGTTCATGCATCGGAGCTTTTTTGGCGCCAATTGAAATTCGGTGATTTTGACGTATCTGAAATGTCATTTTCATCGTTAATTATGGCACAGGCTGCAGGGGATAACCGATGGGTTGGCCTCCCTATTTTTACTACTCGTCGCTTTTTCCATACGGGAATGTTAATAAGGAAAGATGCCGGTATTAAAGACCCATCCGATCTCAAAGGTAAAAGAGTTGGAGTCCCTGAATACCAGCAGACAGCCGCTCTTTGGACGCGAGGTATTCTTCAGCATGAATTCGGTGTTGAGCCGAAGGACATGGAATTTTTTATGGAGCGAGTGCCGGAGCAAAGCCATGGAGGGTCCACAGGATTCAAGCCTCCTGAAGGAGTAACCGTTAACCAGATTCCACTGGAAAAAAATATTGGGACAATGATGCTTTCGGGCGAGCTTGATGCGACATTGCTTTACATTGTTGACCCAAACCTTATTGATAGAAGCACCGCTGACTTGTGGAACCACCCTGATATATCTTCAATTTTCCCAGACAACAGGGCAGAAGGTATTCGATATTACGAAAAAACAGGCATATATCCTATTAATCACGGGATGGTAATTAAACGTGAAATCGCTGAAGAACACCCTTGGGTTATTCTCAATTTGATGAAAGCATTTAATAAAGCGAATGACATCATTAATAGAGAACGTATGGAGCACGTTGATTACTATGTTGAGACAGGGTTAATTACTCCAGATGCGATAAGAACTCCTCTTGTTCAACATGGTATACGTGCGAATAAGTTAGTACTTGAAACGGCTGCTCAGTATTCTTTCGAGCAAGGACTGACTCCTAAACTGGCTAAGCTAGAAGAAGTCTTTGCAAAGAACACAATGGATCAGTAG
- a CDS encoding aldo/keto reductase, protein MRYREMGNTGIRVSEIGFGSGDNAGLLVKAEPKEQIKAIERALELGINYFDTSPDYGKGLAEINIGKAMREIGFRPVIATKVEIMPDELDHIADAVVESVEDSLKRLQLDHVDIVQIHNPPSIETDTTVPGWIHVGLDDYLGAEGALEGLERLRRAGKTRFFGFANEDADAEAVLTLLETQEFHMLNVWYDLLNPTAGLPTPDGLDVQHDYGQFLIRAHELGVGTAVIRPLAGGVLTDHAVNGGGRHQLAGGGLTRNADMYQAMVQRALPFSFLSRKGQTLSEAAYRFILQDETVTTVLGGFSELAHLEEAVGCSGADALNDEDMARLDMVWRSNVGKWDQEEQFISGL, encoded by the coding sequence TTGAGATATCGTGAAATGGGAAACACAGGCATTCGTGTGTCTGAAATTGGATTTGGGTCAGGAGACAATGCCGGATTGCTCGTTAAGGCGGAGCCTAAGGAGCAAATAAAAGCGATCGAAAGAGCCCTTGAACTAGGAATCAATTATTTTGACACTTCTCCGGATTATGGCAAAGGCCTCGCCGAGATTAATATCGGTAAAGCCATGCGGGAAATAGGATTTCGCCCAGTCATAGCTACTAAAGTGGAAATAATGCCAGATGAATTAGACCATATTGCAGATGCTGTAGTTGAGTCAGTCGAAGACTCTCTCAAGCGATTGCAGCTCGACCACGTGGACATTGTACAAATCCATAATCCTCCAAGTATTGAGACAGATACTACTGTTCCAGGATGGATTCACGTTGGTTTAGATGACTATCTGGGAGCTGAAGGTGCATTAGAAGGACTGGAAAGATTAAGAAGGGCCGGGAAGACTCGGTTTTTTGGATTTGCAAACGAAGATGCTGATGCTGAAGCAGTACTCACTCTTCTAGAAACACAGGAATTCCATATGCTAAACGTCTGGTACGATCTATTGAACCCGACAGCGGGTTTACCGACGCCTGATGGATTAGATGTTCAGCACGACTACGGGCAATTCCTTATTCGAGCGCATGAGCTAGGTGTTGGCACTGCCGTGATCCGCCCGCTTGCCGGAGGGGTACTTACTGATCACGCAGTTAATGGCGGTGGAAGGCATCAGCTTGCGGGAGGCGGACTTACTCGAAATGCTGATATGTACCAAGCAATGGTTCAACGTGCTTTACCATTTTCCTTTTTATCAAGGAAAGGACAGACATTATCTGAAGCAGCTTACAGGTTTATTCTCCAGGACGAGACAGTGACGACAGTCCTTGGCGGATTTTCAGAATTGGCTCATTTAGAAGAAGCAGTGGGATGTTCTGGCGCGGATGCGCTGAACGATGAGGATATGGCGCGCCTTGATATGGTATGGCGCTCCAATGTCGGTAAGTGGGATCAGGAAGAACAATTTATTTCAGGACTGTAA
- a CDS encoding thiamine pyrophosphate-binding protein — protein sequence MKNGLEGLKEPLLKINGAQIITNSLRMEGVDTIFTLAGDHILPLLDILDDEGFTLIDCRHEQAAVHMAETWARMTGNLGVVAVTTPGHANAIPGLINAMSTESPILNIAGSSDLRNYHRGIMQEIDQVGIARTVTKGAWLAHDPRRIPDLMTTAIRTAFEGRRGPVHLTVPVDVQSAEVEENEVTFYQADTYKRVTPITASNDSIVNAIQILNNAARPIIVASTPSSYGDWTKIFEKFIETTRIPFMTEEAARGIVSDEHPFCFGFFDLSQHTAANLIKDSDVILFLGKLLDFTIGFGSKPVIPDQAKVIQIETDPIQIGRNRGVELSLVGDIGPIVSQLQEEAIKYNWDQPGDWVQKFRDTVRNHREYLEQFITKETPLRSMFVHHTLAKQLKDDDVIVFDGGDYAYYGRAYLPAKAPRSWYYLPNLGMLGQAVPVSIAAKLARPEARVFCITGDGAFGFNAMEIDTAVRHKLKVIFLVGNDAAWGIDKNLQIGLYGKPVITDLAHSRYDLVAQGLGAHGELVESPEELEPALLRAINCEGPALLNIIVQSQISPRAQAVVENRKAGGGL from the coding sequence ATGAAGAATGGATTAGAAGGATTGAAGGAACCGCTTTTGAAAATTAACGGCGCTCAAATAATAACGAATTCCCTGAGAATGGAAGGTGTTGATACCATCTTTACTCTTGCAGGTGACCATATCCTGCCACTGTTAGATATTTTGGATGACGAAGGATTTACTTTAATTGATTGTAGGCATGAGCAGGCAGCAGTTCATATGGCAGAAACCTGGGCAAGAATGACAGGCAACTTGGGAGTTGTTGCAGTAACTACACCCGGTCATGCGAATGCAATACCTGGGCTGATTAACGCTATGTCGACAGAAAGCCCAATACTGAATATCGCCGGCTCATCGGATTTGAGAAATTACCACCGTGGCATTATGCAAGAGATAGATCAGGTTGGAATTGCAAGAACCGTTACTAAGGGAGCTTGGCTTGCACACGACCCTCGAAGGATTCCGGATTTAATGACAACTGCAATACGTACTGCATTTGAAGGCAGGCGTGGTCCAGTGCATTTGACAGTGCCCGTAGATGTGCAGAGCGCTGAAGTGGAAGAGAATGAGGTTACTTTTTATCAGGCTGATACTTACAAAAGAGTAACACCAATAACTGCAAGTAATGATTCGATTGTGAATGCGATTCAGATTCTCAATAACGCGGCACGGCCAATTATCGTAGCCAGCACCCCGTCATCTTACGGCGACTGGACGAAAATCTTTGAGAAATTTATTGAGACGACTCGAATCCCATTTATGACAGAAGAGGCAGCTCGTGGGATTGTTTCTGATGAACATCCCTTTTGTTTTGGTTTTTTTGATCTTAGCCAGCACACTGCAGCCAATTTAATTAAAGACTCGGATGTGATTCTTTTCCTTGGTAAACTATTAGATTTTACTATTGGTTTTGGTTCCAAACCAGTAATTCCAGACCAAGCAAAGGTGATACAAATTGAAACTGACCCTATCCAAATAGGCAGGAATCGAGGAGTAGAACTATCTCTAGTAGGAGATATAGGCCCAATTGTTTCTCAGCTTCAGGAAGAAGCGATTAAATATAACTGGGATCAACCAGGCGACTGGGTTCAGAAATTCCGCGACACTGTTAGAAATCATAGAGAATACTTGGAGCAGTTTATTACGAAAGAAACCCCTCTGCGATCAATGTTTGTTCATCACACTTTAGCTAAGCAATTAAAGGATGATGATGTAATAGTTTTTGACGGAGGTGACTATGCCTATTACGGAAGAGCATATCTTCCTGCAAAAGCTCCACGCAGTTGGTATTACCTTCCAAATCTTGGGATGTTAGGGCAGGCAGTTCCGGTATCAATTGCCGCAAAACTAGCCAGGCCAGAAGCCAGAGTGTTCTGCATCACAGGAGACGGCGCCTTCGGGTTCAATGCTATGGAAATTGATACGGCAGTTAGGCATAAGTTAAAAGTAATATTCTTAGTAGGGAATGATGCGGCATGGGGCATTGATAAAAACTTGCAAATAGGGCTTTATGGAAAACCCGTGATCACTGACCTTGCCCATTCTAGGTACGACTTAGTTGCTCAAGGCCTCGGCGCACATGGAGAGCTAGTAGAGAGTCCGGAAGAACTTGAGCCTGCATTATTAAGAGCTATCAATTGCGAAGGTCCTGCTCTTCTTAATATCATTGTTCAGAGCCAGATTAGCCCTCGTGCTCAAGCAGTTGTTGAGAATAGGAAGGCAGGCGGGGGTTTATAA
- a CDS encoding 4a-hydroxytetrahydrobiopterin dehydratase produces MSSLSSENCVEMTSGAKLCPTDEAKSYKGEIPDWHIIFDGMEKLERTFEFDSFAEALEFTNKIGDEAENQGHHPKLITEWGKTTVTWWTHFLGGLHKNDFIMAARTDSLAEKKSC; encoded by the coding sequence ATGAGTTCTTTATCTAGTGAAAACTGCGTGGAAATGACATCAGGTGCGAAGCTTTGTCCTACTGATGAAGCAAAATCTTACAAAGGCGAAATCCCCGATTGGCATATTATTTTTGATGGCATGGAAAAACTTGAACGTACTTTTGAGTTCGACAGTTTTGCAGAAGCCTTGGAATTTACAAACAAAATCGGAGATGAAGCAGAGAATCAAGGTCACCATCCCAAGCTCATCACTGAATGGGGTAAAACTACAGTGACATGGTGGACTCATTTTTTAGGCGGCCTGCATAAAAATGACTTCATTATGGCAGCCCGCACTGATTCTTTAGCTGAAAAGAAGTCTTGTTAA
- a CDS encoding RidA family protein — MSLIESKLSAMGLELPEHVAPAGSYLVGYKTGNLVFTSAVGPRTNDSNITGVMGLDCSEEDGYEAARRTCLRILSNVKSIIGDLDKITHVVKIFGMVQAAPQFNDYAKIVNGCSDLLVELYGEAGKHARSSMGVTRNPFDGVISIDAIFEVTD, encoded by the coding sequence ATGTCATTAATAGAGTCAAAATTATCTGCAATGGGCTTGGAATTGCCAGAGCACGTAGCTCCAGCCGGAAGCTATCTAGTTGGATATAAAACAGGAAATTTAGTTTTTACTTCCGCAGTAGGGCCTCGTACAAATGATTCCAATATTACTGGCGTCATGGGGCTTGATTGTTCAGAAGAGGATGGATATGAGGCTGCCAGACGTACTTGCTTAAGAATTCTCAGTAATGTCAAAAGTATTATTGGTGATTTAGACAAAATCACGCATGTGGTGAAAATTTTTGGGATGGTACAAGCAGCTCCTCAATTCAACGATTACGCAAAAATTGTCAATGGTTGTTCGGACTTACTTGTTGAGCTGTATGGGGAAGCGGGTAAGCACGCAAGAAGTTCAATGGGCGTAACACGAAATCCTTTTGACGGAGTGATTTCTATCGACGCCATTTTTGAAGTTACTGATTAA